In the genome of Acidimicrobiia bacterium, the window CCTCTGAACTGGGAGTTCACTTCCACAACGACGCCGGTTGCGCCGTGGCATCCTCGATCGCGGCCGTCGAGGCGGGCGTACGACAGGTCCAGGGCTGCATCAACGGATACGGCGAGCGGACCGGCAACGCCGACTTTTCGACGCTCCTGCCTGATCTATCGATCAAGATGGGAGTCGAGGTTCTCGGCGATCGCAGCCTCTCTCGTCTCTCTTCGATCGCCCATCATGTGGCCGAAGTGGTGAATATTTCCCTCGCTCCCCACCATCCATACGTCGGGTCGTCGGCCTTCACCCACAAGGCCGGCTTGCACACCTCGGCTCTCGCCAGACGACCTGACGCCTACGAGCACACCGACCCGAAGAACGTCGGCAACCGGACCCGGATGGTTGTTTCCGAGCTGGCTGGAAAAGCGAGCATCCTCTCCAAGGCCGAGGAACTCGGCCTCACGGTCGACGACCAGTTCGCCGCCAGGATCATCGATCGCATCAAGGAGCTCGAACACGAGGGATACCACTTCGAGGCTGCCGATGGGAGCTTCGAGTTACTGGTGCGTCAGATGTCGGGGTGGGAGCAGCCGTTCTTCAAACTCGAGTCGTTTCGAGTCTTCACCGAGCGCCGCGCCCACGAAGAGGTGATTGCCGAGGCCACCGTCAAGGTGGTCGTGAATGGGGAACGGGTCGTGACCACGGGAGAGGGGGTCGGACCGGTCCACGCACTCGACCAGGCGCTCAAGGAAGCCTTGAAAGGAACCTATCCGGCAGTGGCAGATCTCCGCCTCACAGACTATCGAGTCAGGGTCCTCGACTCGAAGGACTCAACGGGCGCCAGGGTGCGGGTGCTCGTCGAAACGGCGGACCATGAGACCGCCTGGGGTACGATCGGCGTACATGAGAACATTATCGAGGCGTCCTGGAAGGCGATCACCGAAGGCATCATTGTCGGACTGCTTCGCCACGGGGACTCGTAACGCTCGGGTCATCGCCGGCACGGTTGTGCTGGCGATGACCGCTTGCACTTCGCCATCCTCCACCAAGGCGTCATTCGTGCAGTCGGCTCCGACGACCACCCTTACTCAGACCGTTCCCTCAACAACCGTCCGTTCAAGGCCCACCATTCCCGACCCCAGCCCGATCAAGAATCCGGTGATAGCAGTCAGCCGTTTCAGCGATTTCGAACTAACCATTCCGGGAGATTGGCTTCTCCTGACCCCGACGGTTGAAGAGCTCAGCTCGCTGGGGTCCGGCCTGGGAGCGTCGCTACCGGGAATTTCGGGGTCTGCTCTCGTGCAGGATGCCGGGGCGATCACCGAATTCACCGCGCTCTGGGCCCAGAGCGGCGATCTCGACGGCTTCCGGGAAAACATCCAGGTGCTGCGAATGATCCGTCTGGAAGGTCTCGATCTGTCGACTCTGTCCGAGGCGGCGATCGCAGACGTCAGCTCGTTGGGGTTAGTCAACCTTTCGAAGAGCGAGACCAAGATCGGCGGCCTGGTCGCCATCCGCTTGACCAGCCAGACCCCACCAGGCCCAACTGCCCCGGTTTTTCAATCGTCGGTATTTCTCCTCGGAGCCGACTTCGTTTGGATCATCAACTTCGCCACGGACGATCCGACCACCTTGAGCCTCTTTGAGGCAATGCTGGCGACGTTTCAGCTGCTCATCCCGAGCAACTGACGAACCATCATGGCGGTAGCCCCCCAGAGAATTTCTCCCTCAAGGTCATAGAACCAGACTTTCCGTCCATTCCAGGACTCAAATCGCCATGCCTCGGATCGAGACAACTCCCGGAGGGTCGGGAGGAGCACCTTATCAACCTCACGCGCAGAAGGGACAAGCACGGGATCGGATCCGAGAATCCCGACCACCGGAACGACATACAAACTGAACTGCACCGTATGGATGGAAGGAAGGAACCCGATAACCTCGACATCCCCTGGTTCAATACCCATTTCCTCGTGGGCCTCCCTAAGGGCCGTGGCAATTTCGTCGGCGTCGCCTGGATCGGCCCGCCCTCCAGGGAAGGCAAGGTGCCCGGCATGGGTTGGCATGGTCATGGGACGCTTGGTTAACACGACCCGCACATCTTCGCCATCAGGAAACAACGCTACGAGTACCGCCGCCCGTCTGGTACCGTCGGCTGGAGGCAAGTCGGCAACGAGACCGGGCAAGTCGTATGAGAGATCCATCTTCGCCATCCTACGACCCGCTAAGGTCCACGAGTGATCTGCTGTGCCTGAGCTGTCGATAGAGTCTCGATTCACGACTCGTTTCGAATTGCGCCCCTTCCAGAAGCGGGACATCGAGTCGCTCTATGAGGCAGTTACCGCCTCGATCCCGGAACTTGCCAGGTGGCTTCCGTGGGCGAGTTCGGCTTATGGACGGCTCGACTCCACCCGTTTTACCCGCGAGTCTATCCGGGCTTTTCGAGAGCAGCGGGCCTTCGACTTTGCGATTCGCAGCCTTGAGGATTCACGCCGCCACATCGGGAATGTGTCCATCTGGTTCGTCTCCCGAGGTTTTCGCAGCGGCGAAATTGGCTACTGGGTTCGGACCGATGAGGCAAGCTCCGGCATCGCCACGGAAGTGGCCGCCCGGATGGTCCAAGTCGGGTTCGAGGAGCTACACATGCATCGAATCATCCTCCGGATCGCGGTAGGAAATCTTGCGTCCGAGCGGGTAGCCGAAAAACTCGGCTTCACCCGCGAAGGGATCCTCAGGGAAGAGCTGGAAGTGCATGGGGTGTGGCTCGACCATACGGCTTTCAGCCTCCTCGAACACGAGTACAAGGCCAGAGCCGGGGCCATCAAAGCGTTGGCCGGATCACCCTCGAGCGATCTCCCTCGTCAAGACTCCCCCGTCGACTGCTGACGACATCACGATATTCGTGACTGTCTCGCCGTAGGGCGTCAATGCATACAACAGCTGCTCTAGGTGCTTGGTCGATCGCAAACGGGCTCGAATCACGTGATTTTCGCTACCCGTGACATGGTGACACTCGACGACCTCAGGCATGTTCTGGACGAGATCGTTCACTTTTCCAACGGAGGCAGCACTCGTCTTGACCCGGATGATGGCCCGGAGCGGTACCCCGAGTTTTTCGTGATCAACCTCGGCGCGGTATCCGGTGATAATGCCATCACGCTCCATTTTCCGGACCCGGTCAGCCACTGCCGGAGCAGTGAGTCCGACCTTGTCGCCCAGGTCTCGATAGCTGGCTCGGCCGTTTCGCTGCAACTCCTCAAGCAGCATCCACCCAATATCGTCGAGCATCAGATACTCCTCAAATTTGTAATTCTTGGCCTTTCCTTGCTCAAGGATCAGCCAGACGGACACCGGCAACTATAAATAAGGTGTTTTCTATTTTGACCAGCTGGATAATAGCCTCACCAGGATAAGCCCGCCATAAACATTGTCGGTCTTTGCCTAAAGCCTTGTTATCATTTGTCAAGAATACGAGAACACCTAAGAAAGGTTCGGCCGTGGCCGATTTCGAAACCAACTTCAAACACTTCTTGGCAGCATGGAACCGGCATCAGGACCTCAGGTCTACCGGAGCCCCCATTTCTTCGCTCTTTGACTCTCGCGTTCAACTGGACGTGTTGCGGGTTGACCTCGTTCGCAGCCTCCGGTAACCAGTCGTCGGCAGTCTCTCCTCCGACGCAATAGAGAAGGGGGCCCTTTCGGGCCCCCTTCTTCATTGGCTCTGTATGGCGGAGGACTAGAAGTCCATACCGCCACCACCGTGCCCGTGGTCTCCGCCACCGGCTGGTGAGTCTTCCTTGACCTCGGCGATCACGCCTTCGGTCGTCAACAGAAGCGCAGCAATCGAAGCAGCGTTCTGAACGGTCGACCGCGTCACCTTGGCCGGATCGATGATGCCTGCAGCAAGCAGATCCTCGAATTTGCCAAGTGCCGCGTTGTACCCGAAGCCGTCAACGCCATTGCGCACATGCTCTGCAACAACGCCGCCTTCAGCGCCGGCATTCACCGCGATCTGACGCAGCGGCTCTTCGAGAGCCTTGCGCACGATCGCCCGTCCGACCTTTTCGTCGTCGGTACCGCCGCGAAGCTTGTCGATGGCAGCTTCGGCACGGAGCAGCGCGACGCCACCACCGGGCACGATGCCCTCTTCGACAGCCGCCCGGGTTGCCGATACGGCATCCTCAATGCGGTGCTTCTTCTCTTTGAGCTCAACCTCGGTGGCCGCGCCAACCTTGATCACAACGACACCACCGGACAGCTTGGCAAGACGCTCTTGGAGCTTCTCGCGGTCCCAGTCCGAATCGGTATTGTCGATCTCACGCTCGATTTGCTTGATTCGAGCAGCCACGTCGGCTTCGGTACCGCCCCCATCGACCATGGTCGTGTTGTCCTTGGTGATGATGACTTTGCGAGACGTCCCGAGCATATCCAGGGTCACCCCGTCGAGCTTCAGGCCCACCTCTTCCGAGATAACCGTGCCGCCCGTCAGAATGGCTATGTCTTGCATCATGGCCTTGCGACGTTCGCCGAATCCAGGAGCCTTGACGGCCGCTGAGGAGAAAACGCCGCGGATCTTATTGACGACCAGGACCGCAAGGGCTTCGCCTTCAACATCTTCGGCCAACACCAACAACGGCTTGCCCGACTGCTGCACCTTCTCGAGCACCGGAAGCAGATCGTTGACCGAGCTGATCTTCTGGTTGGCAATGAGAATGTACGGGTTTTCGAGAACCGACTCTTGCGTATCGGCATCGGTGATGAAGTACGGCGAGATGTAGCCCTTGTCGAACTGCATACCCTCGGTGAACTCAAGCTCGATACCGAACGTCTGGCCATCTTCGACCGTAATGACGCCGTCCTTGCCGACCTTCTCCATCGCTTCAGCGATCTTCTTGCCGATTTCCTTATCCGCCGCCGAAATCGAGGCGACGTCAGCGATCTGAGCGTTGGTCTCGACCGGCTTGGAGAATTCTTCGAGGAACTCGACTACTTTCTCCACGGCTTGTTCAATACCGCGACGAACGCCCATCGGGTTTGCCCCGGCGGCCAGGTTACGAAGACCTTCACGAACCATGGCCTGAGCCAGAACCGTGGCAGTGGTCGTACCATCACCGGCTACGTCGTTGGTCTTGTTCGCTACTTCGTAGGCGAGCTTGGCACCCATGTTCTCCCATGGATCATCGAGCTCAACCTCTTTGGCGATGGTGACGCCGTCATTCGTGATGGTGGGTGCGCCCCACTTCTTCTCAAGAACGACATTCCGGCCCTTGGGGCCGAGGGTCACCTTTACAATATCTGCGAGCTTATTGACGCCCACTTCGAGGCCCTTGCGGGCGTCTTCGCCGAAACGAAGATCTTTCGCTGCCATCTATTCAATCCTCCTGATTACGAAACTACGGCGAGAAGATCACGGCTTGAAATGACCAGATACTCGGTCCCTTCAAGCTTGACTTCGGTGCCGCCGTACTTTGAGTAGACGACAACGTCGCCTTCTTTGACATCCATGGGAATGCGCTCACCGGAATCGGAAATCGCACCCGGCCCCACAGCGATAACATCGCCCGTTTGGGGCTTTTCTTTGGCCGTATCAGGGATAACAAGACCCGACGCGGTGCGTGAATCTTCATCCTCGCGGGCCTTGACGATCACCCGATCACCAAGCGGCTTCAGTTTCATAGCCACCTTCCTCCTACATGTTGACGGTTAGCACTCTCAGTCCGAGAGTGCTAACCAACATTAGCACTCTCCGGTGGTGAGTGCTAACCCGGCTATCGACCCGATTCCAACCAGCGGCAACCGATTCCCGGCTCCGCTCACTAGGCTGGCCCAATGGTTCGAGTCTTCCACTGTCGGTCGCACGATTCTGCGCTCTCCGAGTACAACTGGTCAGATCTGGCCTCGGTGTCGACAGAACCAGGCTGGGTTTGGATCGACTTATCGGATCCTTCCCAGGAGGAACTCGCCTACATCGATGAAAGGTATGGGGTCCAGCCGACCTCCAGCGAACTCGACCCTCAACGGGTCAGCGTCGACATCGGCGACGACCAGTTTGCAGTTTCCATACATGGAGCCGTTCCGAGCCCGCAGCATCAACTCATAACGTCAGAGATACGGATCATTGTCACGGAGTCATCGGTCGTCACTATCCATGCCCACAACGTCGTGGACTCGAACGCCGTGATCCGGCGCATCCAGGCATTGGACGCTAACGAGCAGACGCCCGGCGAAGTGGCTGCCGCGGTGGCACTTGACGGTTTGGCTGCCTACCAGGAGGACATCAAAGAACTCGACGAGCGCGTCGAGCGCGTCGAAGACCTGGCCATTGAGGGAGAGCCGACGACGCTCACCCTGTCGCAGACCATTCGCCGCGACGCCATTTTGTTACGACGGGTGATCGCTTCCCAGCGCGACACCGTGAGACGACTTGCCGACCCGCTAACTCCCAACCTGGACCCGGCTTCCCGCCGCTCGTTCGCAGACACTGGTGACGAGCTAGCCCGCATGATTGAGTCTCTCGACGTCACCAGAGGGCTGCTGAGCTCTGCCTTGGAAACCTACCGGGGCGCCGTAGCGGAGAGGACCAACGAGACCATGAAGGTTCTCACAGTTTTCTCAGCGATACTGCT includes:
- a CDS encoding magnesium transporter CorA family protein, translated to MVRVFHCRSHDSALSEYNWSDLASVSTEPGWVWIDLSDPSQEELAYIDERYGVQPTSSELDPQRVSVDIGDDQFAVSIHGAVPSPQHQLITSEIRIIVTESSVVTIHAHNVVDSNAVIRRIQALDANEQTPGEVAAAVALDGLAAYQEDIKELDERVERVEDLAIEGEPTTLTLSQTIRRDAILLRRVIASQRDTVRRLADPLTPNLDPASRRSFADTGDELARMIESLDVTRGLLSSALETYRGAVAERTNETMKVLTVFSAILLPLALLSGIWGMNFSSIPLADQPHGFLSMMIAMSVVAIGVWIYFRRRGFIGGPRLRDIPRFVGMSLESLGSAPLRAATNLLKGPESTNQDE
- the groL gene encoding chaperonin GroEL (60 kDa chaperone family; promotes refolding of misfolded polypeptides especially under stressful conditions; forms two stacked rings of heptamers to form a barrel-shaped 14mer; ends can be capped by GroES; misfolded proteins enter the barrel where they are refolded when GroES binds); this encodes MAAKDLRFGEDARKGLEVGVNKLADIVKVTLGPKGRNVVLEKKWGAPTITNDGVTIAKEVELDDPWENMGAKLAYEVANKTNDVAGDGTTTATVLAQAMVREGLRNLAAGANPMGVRRGIEQAVEKVVEFLEEFSKPVETNAQIADVASISAADKEIGKKIAEAMEKVGKDGVITVEDGQTFGIELEFTEGMQFDKGYISPYFITDADTQESVLENPYILIANQKISSVNDLLPVLEKVQQSGKPLLVLAEDVEGEALAVLVVNKIRGVFSSAAVKAPGFGERRKAMMQDIAILTGGTVISEEVGLKLDGVTLDMLGTSRKVIITKDNTTMVDGGGTEADVAARIKQIEREIDNTDSDWDREKLQERLAKLSGGVVVIKVGAATEVELKEKKHRIEDAVSATRAAVEEGIVPGGGVALLRAEAAIDKLRGGTDDEKVGRAIVRKALEEPLRQIAVNAGAEGGVVAEHVRNGVDGFGYNAALGKFEDLLAAGIIDPAKVTRSTVQNAASIAALLLTTEGVIAEVKEDSPAGGGDHGHGGGGMDF
- the groES gene encoding co-chaperone GroES; this encodes MKLKPLGDRVIVKAREDEDSRTASGLVIPDTAKEKPQTGDVIAVGPGAISDSGERIPMDVKEGDVVVYSKYGGTEVKLEGTEYLVISSRDLLAVVS
- a CDS encoding CoA pyrophosphatase, coding for MDLSYDLPGLVADLPPADGTRRAAVLVALFPDGEDVRVVLTKRPMTMPTHAGHLAFPGGRADPGDADEIATALREAHEEMGIEPGDVEVIGFLPSIHTVQFSLYVVPVVGILGSDPVLVPSAREVDKVLLPTLRELSRSEAWRFESWNGRKVWFYDLEGEILWGATAMMVRQLLGMSS
- a CDS encoding Lrp/AsnC family transcriptional regulator translates to MSVWLILEQGKAKNYKFEEYLMLDDIGWMLLEELQRNGRASYRDLGDKVGLTAPAVADRVRKMERDGIITGYRAEVDHEKLGVPLRAIIRVKTSAASVGKVNDLVQNMPEVVECHHVTGSENHVIRARLRSTKHLEQLLYALTPYGETVTNIVMSSAVDGGVLTREIARG
- a CDS encoding GNAT family N-acetyltransferase; protein product: MPELSIESRFTTRFELRPFQKRDIESLYEAVTASIPELARWLPWASSAYGRLDSTRFTRESIRAFREQRAFDFAIRSLEDSRRHIGNVSIWFVSRGFRSGEIGYWVRTDEASSGIATEVAARMVQVGFEELHMHRIILRIAVGNLASERVAEKLGFTREGILREELEVHGVWLDHTAFSLLEHEYKARAGAIKALAGSPSSDLPRQDSPVDC
- a CDS encoding citramalate synthase, with product MTLEIYDTTLRDGSQQEGISLTVGDKLRIAGLLDELGVDYVEGGWPGANPKDDEFFKRARTELSLSRAVLTAFGSTRRPRSAVESDPQLRALLDADTEVVCIVGKAWDYHVLEALRADLDEGIRMVAESIEYLRAHGRRVFFDAEHFFDGYASNEDFSLAVLRAAAEAGAERLVLCDTNGGRLPSDILGTLGSVQRALPASELGVHFHNDAGCAVASSIAAVEAGVRQVQGCINGYGERTGNADFSTLLPDLSIKMGVEVLGDRSLSRLSSIAHHVAEVVNISLAPHHPYVGSSAFTHKAGLHTSALARRPDAYEHTDPKNVGNRTRMVVSELAGKASILSKAEELGLTVDDQFAARIIDRIKELEHEGYHFEAADGSFELLVRQMSGWEQPFFKLESFRVFTERRAHEEVIAEATVKVVVNGERVVTTGEGVGPVHALDQALKEALKGTYPAVADLRLTDYRVRVLDSKDSTGARVRVLVETADHETAWGTIGVHENIIEASWKAITEGIIVGLLRHGDS